In one window of Athene noctua chromosome 17, bAthNoc1.hap1.1, whole genome shotgun sequence DNA:
- the ZDHHC8 gene encoding palmitoyltransferase ZDHHC8 isoform X3 — translation MPSSTGKRFKPTKYIPVSTAAALLVGSTTLFFVFTCPWLTKAISPAIPVYNGLVFLFVLANFSMATFMDPGVFPRADEDEDKDDDFRAPLYKNVEIKGIQVRMKWCATCHFYRPPRCSHCSVCDNCVEDFDHHCPWVNNCIGRRNYRYFFLFLLSLSTHMVGVFTFGLIFVLNHMEKLGAAHTAITMAVMCVAGLFFIPVIGLTGFHIVLVARGRTTNEQVTGKFRGGVNPFTRGCCGNVEHVLCSPLAPRYIVEPKKKQAVSVKPPFLRPDLSERQITVKISDNGIQANLNRSKSKISLEGLEDKNMDVQPPLPPKGDPSKYSELKGQLGTSEEGGLSPKLISPPTPAMYKYRPAFSNNPKVHYHATAEQVSGPGRICSQLTLGHSQGALIEEDGRSLDYQSEPSLDIPSYRKSSLHKTYQSSPLQIDSLAINSRSLSLKSAGRRGTDKVALHPIKSEGAASTPYKSIFSPNSLSNRNGSLSYDSLLNPMSPSGRKCIAHSAISSVGYHSPYLSAKMCHLRGSELQRQPPQSFSPVQGGPAPHQRDPSPVRYDNLSKTIMASIQERKEMEEREKLLHSHPDSVFADSGVYDTPSSYSLQQVSTLSEDPRSMAIRYGSRDNLMAATSFSTRNPILQSSVSSLSSAMTRAPRTSTTSLQADLANNNVQSHQALQGRVSNGSYKSPGHQVPSSPTGMPRSPSYGGPKAVSFVNTVEITEPKETSTVQEDDMQLKTPHSKINGQPKGISRLGSTSSSQGTPVSPARHSNVKKVSGVGGTTYEISV, via the exons GTGCCCCTGGTTGACAAAAGCCATCTCCCCAGCCATCCCAGTGTACAATGGGCTCGTGTTTTTGTTTGTACTGGCAAACTTCAGCATGGCAACTTTCATGGACCCCGGAGTTTTCCCACGAG CAGATGAAGATGAAGATAAAGATGACGACTTCCGAGCTCCACTCTACAAGAATGTGGAGATTAAAGGAATCCAAGTACGGATGAAATGGTGTGCCACCTGTCACTTCTACCGTCCTCCACGCTGCTCTCACTGCAGCGTCTGTGACAACTGTGTTGAG GATTTTGACCATCACTGCCCATGGGTCAACAATTGCATAGGACGGAGGAACTACcgctatttttttctcttcttgctgtCCTTAAGTACACACATGGTTGGAGTATTCACCTTTGGGCTCATCTTCGTATTAAACCATATGGAAAAGCTGGGAGCAGCTCATACTGCTATTAC AATGGCTGTCATGTGTGTGGCTGGGTTATTCTTTATTCCAGTCATTGGTCTCACTGGCTTCCATATTGTTCTAGTGGCCCGAGGCCGCACAACGAATGAACAG GTGACTGGTAAATTCCGTGGGGGAGTGAATCCTTTTACCCGAGGATGTTGTGGAAATGTGGAACATGTGCTCTGCAGCCCCTTGGCTCCCAG GTACATAGTCGAGCCCAAGAAAAAGCAAGCTGTGAGTGTGAAGCCTCCTTTCCTCAGACCTGATTTATCCGAGCGACAGATCACAGTGAAGATCAGTGACAATGGAATCCAAGCCAACCTCAACCGGAGCAAG tCTAAAATTAGCCTGGAAGGTCTAGAGGATAAAAATATGGATGTGCAACCACCTCTCCCACCCAAAGGAGATCCAAGCAAGTACTCCGAGCTAAAAGGGCAGCTGGGGACCAGTGAAG aaggtGGCCTTTCACCCAAACTTATCAGCCCTCCTACACCTGCCATGTACAAGTATCGACCAGCTTTCAGCAACAATCCCAAAGTCCACTACCATGCTACAGCGGAGCAGGTGAGCGGGCCTGGGAGAATCTGCTCCCAGCTGACACTG GGACACAGTCAAGGGGCTCTGATAGAAGAGGATGGCAGGAGCCTTGATTACCAGTCTGAACCCAGCTTGGACATCCCCAGCTACCGGAAGAGCTCCCTCCACAAGACCTATCAGTCTTCCCCACTCCAGATAGATTCCCTTGCCATCAATTCACGATCCCTGAGCCTGAAATCTGCTGGCAGGAGAGGGACAGACAAAGTGGCCCTTCATCCAATAAAGTCTGAAGGGGCGGCTTCCACCCCttacaaaagcattttttctCCCAATTCCCTGTCAAACAGAAATGGGAGTctttcatatgacagtttgctaaACCCCATGTCACCCTCGGGGAGGAAGTGCATCGCCCATTCTGCCATCAGCTCTGTTGGGTACCACTCCCCGTATTTATCAGCCAAAATGTGCCATCTACGGGGGAGTGAGCTGCAACGCCAACCACCGCAGAGCTTCAGCCCAGTGCAGGGGGGTCCAGCTCCACATCAGCGAGACCCCTCCCCAGTCCGCTATGATAACCTTTCCAAAACCATTATGGCATCCATCCAGGAGAGGAAAGAGATGGAAGAGAGGGAGAAGCTCCTCCACTCGCACCCTGATTCAGTGTTTGCAGACTCAGGTGTCTATGACACCCCTAGCTCTTACAGCCTTCAGCAAGTCAGCACACTCTCTGAAGACCCACGCAGCATGGCAATTAGATATGGATCTAGAGACAATCTGATGGCTGCTACTAGTTTTAGCACAAGGAACCCTATACTGCAGTCCTCAGTGTCTTCACTCTCAAGTGCAATGACAAGAGCACCAAGGACttccacaacctctctgcaaGCTGATTTAGCCAATAATAATGTCCAGTCCCATCAAGCACTACAGGGCAGGGTGAGCAATGGCTCCTACAAATCCCCAGGCCACCAGGTCCCATCGTCCCCCACAGGGATGCCCAGGTCACCCTCTTATGGAGGCCCAAAGGCTGTCTCGTTTGTAAACACTGTGGAAATTACAGAG CCCAAGGAGACATCCACTGTGCAGGA GGATGACATGCAGTTGAAGACACCTCACAGTAAAATAAATGGACAGCCAAAAGGAATATCCAGGTTGGGTTCAACATCAAGTTCCCAGGGGACACCTGTCAGCCCTGCTAGACACTCAAACGTTAAGAAGGTGTCTGGAGTTGGTGGAACAACCTATGAaatttcagtgtaa
- the ZDHHC8 gene encoding palmitoyltransferase ZDHHC8 isoform X1, translating into MPSSTGKRFKPTKYIPVSTAAALLVGSTTLFFVFTCPWLTKAISPAIPVYNGLVFLFVLANFSMATFMDPGVFPRADEDEDKDDDFRAPLYKNVEIKGIQVRMKWCATCHFYRPPRCSHCSVCDNCVEDFDHHCPWVNNCIGRRNYRYFFLFLLSLSTHMVGVFTFGLIFVLNHMEKLGAAHTAITMAVMCVAGLFFIPVIGLTGFHIVLVARGRTTNEQVTGKFRGGVNPFTRGCCGNVEHVLCSPLAPRYIVEPKKKQAVSVKPPFLRPDLSERQITVKISDNGIQANLNRSKSKISLEGLEDKNMDVQPPLPPKGDPSKYSELKGQLGTSEEGGLSPKLISPPTPAMYKYRPAFSNNPKVHYHATAEQITMQEGHSQGALIEEDGRSLDYQSEPSLDIPSYRKSSLHKTYQSSPLQIDSLAINSRSLSLKSAGRRGTDKVALHPIKSEGAASTPYKSIFSPNSLSNRNGSLSYDSLLNPMSPSGRKCIAHSAISSVGYHSPYLSAKMCHLRGSELQRQPPQSFSPVQGGPAPHQRDPSPVRYDNLSKTIMASIQERKEMEEREKLLHSHPDSVFADSGVYDTPSSYSLQQVSTLSEDPRSMAIRYGSRDNLMAATSFSTRNPILQSSVSSLSSAMTRAPRTSTTSLQADLANNNVQSHQALQGRVSNGSYKSPGHQVPSSPTGMPRSPSYGGPKAVSFVNTVEITEVQSVGAQRDDMQLKTPHSKINGQPKGISRLGSTSSSQGTPVSPARHSNVKKVSGVGGTTYEISV; encoded by the exons GTGCCCCTGGTTGACAAAAGCCATCTCCCCAGCCATCCCAGTGTACAATGGGCTCGTGTTTTTGTTTGTACTGGCAAACTTCAGCATGGCAACTTTCATGGACCCCGGAGTTTTCCCACGAG CAGATGAAGATGAAGATAAAGATGACGACTTCCGAGCTCCACTCTACAAGAATGTGGAGATTAAAGGAATCCAAGTACGGATGAAATGGTGTGCCACCTGTCACTTCTACCGTCCTCCACGCTGCTCTCACTGCAGCGTCTGTGACAACTGTGTTGAG GATTTTGACCATCACTGCCCATGGGTCAACAATTGCATAGGACGGAGGAACTACcgctatttttttctcttcttgctgtCCTTAAGTACACACATGGTTGGAGTATTCACCTTTGGGCTCATCTTCGTATTAAACCATATGGAAAAGCTGGGAGCAGCTCATACTGCTATTAC AATGGCTGTCATGTGTGTGGCTGGGTTATTCTTTATTCCAGTCATTGGTCTCACTGGCTTCCATATTGTTCTAGTGGCCCGAGGCCGCACAACGAATGAACAG GTGACTGGTAAATTCCGTGGGGGAGTGAATCCTTTTACCCGAGGATGTTGTGGAAATGTGGAACATGTGCTCTGCAGCCCCTTGGCTCCCAG GTACATAGTCGAGCCCAAGAAAAAGCAAGCTGTGAGTGTGAAGCCTCCTTTCCTCAGACCTGATTTATCCGAGCGACAGATCACAGTGAAGATCAGTGACAATGGAATCCAAGCCAACCTCAACCGGAGCAAG tCTAAAATTAGCCTGGAAGGTCTAGAGGATAAAAATATGGATGTGCAACCACCTCTCCCACCCAAAGGAGATCCAAGCAAGTACTCCGAGCTAAAAGGGCAGCTGGGGACCAGTGAAG aaggtGGCCTTTCACCCAAACTTATCAGCCCTCCTACACCTGCCATGTACAAGTATCGACCAGCTTTCAGCAACAATCCCAAAGTCCACTACCATGCTACAGCGGAGCAG ATCACCATGCAGGAGGGACACAGTCAAGGGGCTCTGATAGAAGAGGATGGCAGGAGCCTTGATTACCAGTCTGAACCCAGCTTGGACATCCCCAGCTACCGGAAGAGCTCCCTCCACAAGACCTATCAGTCTTCCCCACTCCAGATAGATTCCCTTGCCATCAATTCACGATCCCTGAGCCTGAAATCTGCTGGCAGGAGAGGGACAGACAAAGTGGCCCTTCATCCAATAAAGTCTGAAGGGGCGGCTTCCACCCCttacaaaagcattttttctCCCAATTCCCTGTCAAACAGAAATGGGAGTctttcatatgacagtttgctaaACCCCATGTCACCCTCGGGGAGGAAGTGCATCGCCCATTCTGCCATCAGCTCTGTTGGGTACCACTCCCCGTATTTATCAGCCAAAATGTGCCATCTACGGGGGAGTGAGCTGCAACGCCAACCACCGCAGAGCTTCAGCCCAGTGCAGGGGGGTCCAGCTCCACATCAGCGAGACCCCTCCCCAGTCCGCTATGATAACCTTTCCAAAACCATTATGGCATCCATCCAGGAGAGGAAAGAGATGGAAGAGAGGGAGAAGCTCCTCCACTCGCACCCTGATTCAGTGTTTGCAGACTCAGGTGTCTATGACACCCCTAGCTCTTACAGCCTTCAGCAAGTCAGCACACTCTCTGAAGACCCACGCAGCATGGCAATTAGATATGGATCTAGAGACAATCTGATGGCTGCTACTAGTTTTAGCACAAGGAACCCTATACTGCAGTCCTCAGTGTCTTCACTCTCAAGTGCAATGACAAGAGCACCAAGGACttccacaacctctctgcaaGCTGATTTAGCCAATAATAATGTCCAGTCCCATCAAGCACTACAGGGCAGGGTGAGCAATGGCTCCTACAAATCCCCAGGCCACCAGGTCCCATCGTCCCCCACAGGGATGCCCAGGTCACCCTCTTATGGAGGCCCAAAGGCTGTCTCGTTTGTAAACACTGTGGAAATTACAGAGGTGCAATCAGTGGGAGCACAAAG GGATGACATGCAGTTGAAGACACCTCACAGTAAAATAAATGGACAGCCAAAAGGAATATCCAGGTTGGGTTCAACATCAAGTTCCCAGGGGACACCTGTCAGCCCTGCTAGACACTCAAACGTTAAGAAGGTGTCTGGAGTTGGTGGAACAACCTATGAaatttcagtgtaa
- the ZDHHC8 gene encoding palmitoyltransferase ZDHHC8 isoform X2 — protein MPSSTGKRFKPTKYIPVSTAAALLVGSTTLFFVFTCPWLTKAISPAIPVYNGLVFLFVLANFSMATFMDPGVFPRADEDEDKDDDFRAPLYKNVEIKGIQVRMKWCATCHFYRPPRCSHCSVCDNCVEDFDHHCPWVNNCIGRRNYRYFFLFLLSLSTHMVGVFTFGLIFVLNHMEKLGAAHTAITMAVMCVAGLFFIPVIGLTGFHIVLVARGRTTNEQVTGKFRGGVNPFTRGCCGNVEHVLCSPLAPSLHRLPPQGSCFMLTRYIVEPKKKQAVSVKPPFLRPDLSERQITVKISDNGIQANLNRSKSKISLEGLEDKNMDVQPPLPPKGDPSKYSELKGQLGTSEEGGLSPKLISPPTPAMYKYRPAFSNNPKVHYHATAEQITMQEGHSQGALIEEDGRSLDYQSEPSLDIPSYRKSSLHKTYQSSPLQIDSLAINSRSLSLKSAGRRGTDKVALHPIKSEGAASTPYKSIFSPNSLSNRNGSLSYDSLLNPMSPSGRKCIAHSAISSVGYHSPYLSAKMCHLRGSELQRQPPQSFSPVQGGPAPHQRDPSPVRYDNLSKTIMASIQERKEMEEREKLLHSHPDSVFADSGVYDTPSSYSLQQVSTLSEDPRSMAIRYGSRDNLMAATSFSTRNPILQSSVSSLSSAMTRAPRTSTTSLQADLANNNVQSHQALQGRVSNGSYKSPGHQVPSSPTGMPRSPSYGGPKAVSFVNTVEITEVQSVGAQRDDMQLKTPHSKINGQPKGISRLGSTSSSQGTPVSPARHSNVKKVSGVGGTTYEISV, from the exons GTGCCCCTGGTTGACAAAAGCCATCTCCCCAGCCATCCCAGTGTACAATGGGCTCGTGTTTTTGTTTGTACTGGCAAACTTCAGCATGGCAACTTTCATGGACCCCGGAGTTTTCCCACGAG CAGATGAAGATGAAGATAAAGATGACGACTTCCGAGCTCCACTCTACAAGAATGTGGAGATTAAAGGAATCCAAGTACGGATGAAATGGTGTGCCACCTGTCACTTCTACCGTCCTCCACGCTGCTCTCACTGCAGCGTCTGTGACAACTGTGTTGAG GATTTTGACCATCACTGCCCATGGGTCAACAATTGCATAGGACGGAGGAACTACcgctatttttttctcttcttgctgtCCTTAAGTACACACATGGTTGGAGTATTCACCTTTGGGCTCATCTTCGTATTAAACCATATGGAAAAGCTGGGAGCAGCTCATACTGCTATTAC AATGGCTGTCATGTGTGTGGCTGGGTTATTCTTTATTCCAGTCATTGGTCTCACTGGCTTCCATATTGTTCTAGTGGCCCGAGGCCGCACAACGAATGAACAG GTGACTGGTAAATTCCGTGGGGGAGTGAATCCTTTTACCCGAGGATGTTGTGGAAATGTGGAACATGTGCTCTGCAGCCCCTTGGCTCCCAG TCT TCACCGTCTTCCACCGCAGGGAAGCTGTTTCATGTTAACTAG GTACATAGTCGAGCCCAAGAAAAAGCAAGCTGTGAGTGTGAAGCCTCCTTTCCTCAGACCTGATTTATCCGAGCGACAGATCACAGTGAAGATCAGTGACAATGGAATCCAAGCCAACCTCAACCGGAGCAAG tCTAAAATTAGCCTGGAAGGTCTAGAGGATAAAAATATGGATGTGCAACCACCTCTCCCACCCAAAGGAGATCCAAGCAAGTACTCCGAGCTAAAAGGGCAGCTGGGGACCAGTGAAG aaggtGGCCTTTCACCCAAACTTATCAGCCCTCCTACACCTGCCATGTACAAGTATCGACCAGCTTTCAGCAACAATCCCAAAGTCCACTACCATGCTACAGCGGAGCAG ATCACCATGCAGGAGGGACACAGTCAAGGGGCTCTGATAGAAGAGGATGGCAGGAGCCTTGATTACCAGTCTGAACCCAGCTTGGACATCCCCAGCTACCGGAAGAGCTCCCTCCACAAGACCTATCAGTCTTCCCCACTCCAGATAGATTCCCTTGCCATCAATTCACGATCCCTGAGCCTGAAATCTGCTGGCAGGAGAGGGACAGACAAAGTGGCCCTTCATCCAATAAAGTCTGAAGGGGCGGCTTCCACCCCttacaaaagcattttttctCCCAATTCCCTGTCAAACAGAAATGGGAGTctttcatatgacagtttgctaaACCCCATGTCACCCTCGGGGAGGAAGTGCATCGCCCATTCTGCCATCAGCTCTGTTGGGTACCACTCCCCGTATTTATCAGCCAAAATGTGCCATCTACGGGGGAGTGAGCTGCAACGCCAACCACCGCAGAGCTTCAGCCCAGTGCAGGGGGGTCCAGCTCCACATCAGCGAGACCCCTCCCCAGTCCGCTATGATAACCTTTCCAAAACCATTATGGCATCCATCCAGGAGAGGAAAGAGATGGAAGAGAGGGAGAAGCTCCTCCACTCGCACCCTGATTCAGTGTTTGCAGACTCAGGTGTCTATGACACCCCTAGCTCTTACAGCCTTCAGCAAGTCAGCACACTCTCTGAAGACCCACGCAGCATGGCAATTAGATATGGATCTAGAGACAATCTGATGGCTGCTACTAGTTTTAGCACAAGGAACCCTATACTGCAGTCCTCAGTGTCTTCACTCTCAAGTGCAATGACAAGAGCACCAAGGACttccacaacctctctgcaaGCTGATTTAGCCAATAATAATGTCCAGTCCCATCAAGCACTACAGGGCAGGGTGAGCAATGGCTCCTACAAATCCCCAGGCCACCAGGTCCCATCGTCCCCCACAGGGATGCCCAGGTCACCCTCTTATGGAGGCCCAAAGGCTGTCTCGTTTGTAAACACTGTGGAAATTACAGAGGTGCAATCAGTGGGAGCACAAAG GGATGACATGCAGTTGAAGACACCTCACAGTAAAATAAATGGACAGCCAAAAGGAATATCCAGGTTGGGTTCAACATCAAGTTCCCAGGGGACACCTGTCAGCCCTGCTAGACACTCAAACGTTAAGAAGGTGTCTGGAGTTGGTGGAACAACCTATGAaatttcagtgtaa